From the genome of Phycisphaerae bacterium:
GTGCCGCGAGGTGATGACCAAGATGCGGATCCGCCATCTGCCGGTGGTCGAGGCAGGCAAACTGGCGGGCATCATCTCCAGCCGGGACGTCCTGGCGTTCGAGATCACCGACAATCTGCGAACCATCGAGTACCTGCACGACTACATCCAGGGCAAGTACCGGTAAGAGAAGCTGGGGGGCGGACGGCTCGGTGAAAATGCGATGGCTGGAGAAGGCGGCGCTGAATTCGGCTGTTCGGGGGTGGCTGCTTCGGCGGTATGAAGCGCCGCGGGTGTTCAAGGATCTGAGCCCGATTCCCGGACGGACGGTGCTGGAGATCGGAACGGGCAACGGTCTGGGGGCGATGCTGATCAGCAAGCACCTGGCGCCGGCCACAATCGTGGCGATCGACCTGGACCCAGCCATGCTGAAAGCGGCCCGCGCCAAACTCTCCAATCCGCCCGCGTGGGCTGAAGGGCTGCCCTTGGGCTCGATCAGGCTGATCGAGGCCGACGCGAGTCGGCTGCCGTTTGAGAACGAGACCTTCGACGCTGCGTTCCTGTTCGGCGCGCTGCACCACATCGAGCCGTGGCGGCGGGTGATCGCCGAAACGTACCGGACGCTCAAGCCGGGCGGTGTGTTCGCCTTTGAGGAGGCGCTGATCGGCGAGTCGCCTCTGGCGATGAACCGCTACTGGCGGCACGTGCCCTTTGGCCTGCAAGAGCTTCGGGAAGCCCTGACCGGTGCCGGGTTTCTCGTGGAGCGGCTGAAGGTCAGCGGCCGCGGATACTGGGTGTTCGGCCGTCTC
Proteins encoded in this window:
- a CDS encoding class I SAM-dependent methyltransferase yields the protein MKMRWLEKAALNSAVRGWLLRRYEAPRVFKDLSPIPGRTVLEIGTGNGLGAMLISKHLAPATIVAIDLDPAMLKAARAKLSNPPAWAEGLPLGSIRLIEADASRLPFENETFDAAFLFGALHHIEPWRRVIAETYRTLKPGGVFAFEEALIGESPLAMNRYWRHVPFGLQELREALTGAGFLVERLKVSGRGYWVFGRLRKPE